ATGGAAAACCCGTTCCGGGTGCAGTGATCGGAGTTCGTTCATCTGCATATGGAGGATTCACATCCGGTTCCTCTGCTGTAACCAATGAGAAAGGATATTATGAAGTGATGATACCCTGGGGCGTTGCGGATTTTTATGCTGGTGCCGCTATGGTGGATTATGAAGGTAGTCCTGTATCCATGAGTCTCTTTCCTGCGGACAGCAGCCTGGGTAGTTTCCCTGGTCCTGCAGGAATTGTGAAGAATTGGGTTTTATTGCCGTATGGACAATGCAGGCGGGCATCTGTTGCCAGCCAGCCGCATTTTTCTTCCAACTATTTTGGTGCTTCTATCAGTATCGAATATGCCTCCTATGATAAAGGAGATTTCTTTGCACAACCGGATCAGTTCGAAAGGAATTCCGAGTTTGAGATCAAACTGATTCCGCAGGAACTTATGCATGCCACTGAAAAGCGTTCCTTCACTATCCGGAAAACTGTTTATTACAATTCGCTCAATGTCCTGAATATCCCTGTTGGCAAATATAAGATCGAAGCGCGTAAACTGCCTGGTGGCGAGCCTTTGAAGCTGAAGTCCACATTCTACAATCCAAGACCGGAATATGGCATGAAACCTTCTGAGGCAACAGGCTCGGCAATGATCACGTTCATTCCAAAGTCCTCCGATGCCGGCACCACTATACCATATGGCGGCAACT
This portion of the Pseudobacter ginsenosidimutans genome encodes:
- a CDS encoding Ig-like domain-containing protein, whose amino-acid sequence is MKKFILTGITAAVLVHACSNTETDVAAETMAASLQVPFDQLPVTNAVFVVDGTTNYVNVMGNQRKPIPTFPSVAQKKGWAVGYVKDTYGKPVPGAVIGVRSSAYGGFTSGSSAVTNEKGYYEVMIPWGVADFYAGAAMVDYEGSPVSMSLFPADSSLGSFPGPAGIVKNWVLLPYGQCRRASVASQPHFSSNYFGASISIEYASYDKGDFFAQPDQFERNSEFEIKLIPQELMHATEKRSFTIRKTVYYNSLNVLNIPVGKYKIEARKLPGGEPLKLKSTFYNPRPEYGMKPSEATGSAMITFIPKSSDAGTTIPYGGNWEDVRILVSQ